The stretch of DNA CTTGGCATCTTGGAGTGTGTACCTGTCATGCGGGCAGGAATTGGTTGCCCCTCCCGCCACCTTGGTGCGATTGGGCCTGTTGGGAGAACAGGTGTCGGATCGTGGTTCTTTGCCATCGGACTTCGATCCCGCCCGCCCCCCTTCGCCCGGGACCGGCCGGATTCCCGCATAGAGAGGTGCAGGGACTATCGGTTCAGGTCCGCTGCGGCGATCCCGTTGTACACGGACTCCAGCTTCCCGACGATTGCGTCCCAGTCGTACTTCTGCGCCGTCTCCCGGCACGCTGCCCGGACGGCCGCGGGGGCATCCAGCGCCATGCGGATCTTCTCGCCCAGATCCTCCGGAGAGAGCGAGGAGAGCAGCCCGTTCCGTCCGTCGACGAGCATCCGCGCCGCATTCTGCGGATGATCGACCGTGACCACCGGAAGACCGCACGCCATCGCCTCCAGCGCGGACATGCCGAACCCCTCCCGCGTGGAGGGGAGCACGAAGACCTTCGAGGCCTTCATCGCCCCCATCACCGCGTCCGAACTGTCCAGGAAACCGCTGAAGCTGACGGATCCCGAGAGCCCCAGATCGCGGGAGAGCCGGATCAGGCGCTCCCTCTCCGGTCCGTCCCCCACGATCGCGCAGCGGATGTCCGGCAGCGCCTCGCGGAGGATGGCGAGGGCCTGCAGGAGCAGATCGACGTGCTTCTCCGGGATGAGCCTCCCCACGAAGATCACGTCCGAGGGGGAGTCGGCGGCGGGGATCCCCTGGATGCGGCGTACGTCGATGCCGTTGGGCACGACCTCGATCTTCCGCCGCACCCCCAGATCGTAGAGGTCCCACTGCGTCGCGGGGGAGACCGCGATGTGGTGCGTCGAGAGCGACGCCACCCACGACTCTATCCACCTTCCCAGGAAGCCCTTCCAGCCGAGGTACTCGTGCCAGTAGTCGCCCCAGACCTCGTGCCAGGTGATGACGAAGGGCGTCGCCCTGAGGAACGAGTGCGCCTTGACCGGAAAACTGGAGAAGTAGGGGAACGCCTGGCAGTCGACCAGGTCGAACCGATCGGAGAGCAGGGGTGGAAGGAGATGCGATCCGAAGAAGATCGCCCCGGAGATCGACCGCTTTCCCCGCGTGTAGAGGGGGCGCGGGGGGCAGACACCGTGCAGGCTCACACCTTCCCGCTCGATCCGCCGCGCCCCCTTCCAGTACTTCATTCCGTAGACGTGCACCTCGTGGCCCCGCTCCGCCAGCCGCCGAGAGACCTCCCAGATCCTCCGCTCGACGCCCCCCTTGACGTAGGGGTAGACGCAGTCGTAGACGTAGGCGATCTTCATCATCAGGGGTTCTCACGGTCGTTCAGCAGCATCATGCTCTGGAGCACGGCGAAGAAGAGCACCTGCACCCCGGAGAGGATCAGCACGAGGGCGATGATGGCGTTTGCCACCTCGTCGAGCGGGCCGAACCCCAGGGCAACCCAATGCTGCACGATGAGCATTCCGATGGCGATACCGGCGAGCATGAGGGCGGCGCTCAGGACCAGCAGCCATTCCAGGCTGTAGTAGTCCATGAACCGGGAAGCGAGGCGGCTCCGGTCCCCGTAGCCGTGGACGATCGAGTAGACCTTGATGTTGATGCCCATCAGGAGGGCCTGAAGTCCGCCCACGAGTGCGATCACGCCGAGGATGAAGGAGTGCAGGTGATGACTCTCCGCCTCTCCGCCCAGGTAGAACCGCAGCATGAGCAGCAGCCCGGCGAGGGCGAAGACCGCGCCCGGACCGGCCAGGAACGGGAGGGGGCGGTAGAGGAGGAGGAACCGCAGGTGCCTCCAGCCGTCCGTGAAGCTGCGCAGCTTGGAGGGCGTCCTGCGGGGGTAGTAGGCGATGGGAACCTCTGTTATGCGGATGCCCGCCCGCGCCGCCTCGATCAGCATCTCCGACGCGAACTCCATGCCGCCGGTCTTCAGGGGAAGCCGGTCCAGGGCGTCCTTTCGGATTGCGCGGAATCCCGTATGCACGTCGGTGAACTGTGTGCCGAACATCGCGTTCACCAGCCATACGAAGAGCGGATTCCCCACGTAGCGGTGGAGCGGGCGCATGGCCCCCGCCTTGATCTCGCCCGAGAATCGGGAGCCCAGCACGAGATCGTAGCCGTTGCGCAGCGGCTCGAGCAGCCGGGGGATCTCCAGGAAGTCGTAGGTGTTGTCGGCATCCCCGATCACGACGAAGCGCCCCCTCACCGCGCGGAACGCCTCCAGATAGGCGTTGCCGTAACCCCGCCTGTCCATGCGGACGATCCGTGCGCCCATGGCAGCGGCGATCTCGGTCGTGCGATCGCTGGAGGAGTCGGAGACGACGATCTCGCCGTCGATGCCGTTGTCCCGGAAGACCCGCCGGATCTTTCCGATGCACTCGCCGATCGTCTCCTCTTCGTTGAGGGCCGGCAGTACAACAGACACCTCCGGGCTGTCACGGGCGCTGTCGGGCATCTTCGAACTCTCCCGCAAACGGGGCTGCTGCAGGCGGAACTGTCCAGTAAAATGCGGAATTCCGCTTCTCCCCTGCGATACTATATGAATTGTCCCTAGATAAACCCGTGGGAATTCGTCGCGGGAATCGGCACCCGAACCGGAAACGGCGTCCGGGGAGGATCAGGTGCCGGCGGATCGCCCCTCCAGGCTCACGGTCAGCCCCTCGAGGAGCCGCACGGTCGCCGGTTTGTCAAGGGGCTGGTTGTCGTTGCCGCACTTGGGGGAGTAGATGCAGGACGGGCAGCCCCGTTCGCAGCGGCAGTCCAGCACGAGCTCCGCTGACATGCGGGCGATCTCGCCCAGGATCTCGTAGGCCTTCTCGGCGAGCCCGATGCCCCCCTCGACGCCGTCGTAGACGAAGACCGTCGGCTGACCCGTCCCGGGGTGGAACGTCGTCGAGACCCCGCCGATATCCCGGCGGTCGCACATCACGTGGAAGGGCAGCATCCCGATCAGGGCGTGCTCGATCCCGTGCAGTCCGCCCGCGAAGTCCATCCCCGCGGCGGCGAGTTCGAGACCTCTCTCCGCGGGGACGGTGAACCAGACCGCCGCCGTCTCGAAGCGCAGCGGCGGGAGGTCGAGCGGCTCCATCCCCACCACCTCGTCGTGGCGCATGATCTTGTAGCCCGTGTACTGCTCGGTGACTTCCACGAATCCGAACGAGAGGGAGGTGCCGTCCAGGTCCTCCCTCCTCTCCTCCCGCAGGATGACCAGATCGACCGACTTCATCGGACGCGTGTAGTAATCGGCATCCGTCTCCCGCACCTGGATGTTGCGCCCCTCCCGGTCGAACTCCCGCACGATGTAGGAGTCGCCCTGGTGCAGAAGGATCGCTCCCGGATGGGCCTCGCGGAACGCCTGCGCCGTCCCCAGCGTCTCGAGCAGCCGCCCGTCGCAGCTCACGCGGAAGGTGTCCGCCGACACGCTGTCCAGCTTCACCGCGTCGACCGCCCTCCCCCGCCCGGCGTACACCCATCCGCGGGGGGTCTTCCGAAGCAGCCCGCAGCCTTCGAGCGCGGCGAGCGTCTCCTCGCCGCAGCCCGGGAAGAACTCCGCGTCCCGCTCGGGGCGGAGAGGGAGCTCCGACGCGGCGCAGAGTAGATGCCCGGCGACGATGTGGGGGTTCTTATCGTCCACGATCGCATGTTCGTGCGGCCGCCCGAAGAAGGACGCCGGGTGCCGCATGAAGTACTGGTCGAGAGGGTTCTCGAAGGCGACGAGCATCGCGATCGAGTCGTCCTGTCGGCGCCCGCCCCGCCCCGCCTGCTGCCAGACCGACATCATCGTGCCCGGATACCCCGAGATGATCACCGCATCCAGCGAGCCGATATCGATCCCCAGCTCGAGTGCGTTGGTCGCCACCACCCCGCGGAGCTGGCCCGTCTTCAGGCGGTTCTCGATCTCCCGCCGCTCCGCGGGGAGGTAGCCCGCCCGGTACGCCGTCACCCAGCCGCTGCGGTCCCGGGGGAGCTCGTCCCGCGTCCACCGCGCGATCAGCTCCGCCATGCGGCGGGAGGTGGAGAAACAGAGCGTCTGGAGACCGGCGTGCATGCACGCCAGCAGGAGATCCCGCGTATGCAGGTGGGTGGAGCGCCCCCCGCCACCATCGCTGCAGGGGTTGTAGAGGATGAACCGCTTCCGTCCCCGGGGCGCCCCGTCCCCGGAGACGGGGGAGAAGCGGAGGCCCGTCAGCCTCCCGGCGAACTCGACCGCGTTGGCCAGGGTGGCGGTGGAGAGGACGAACTGGGGATTGGAGCCGTAGAAGCGGCAGATCCGGCGGAGGCGGCGGATGAGGAGTGCGATGTTGGACCCGAAGACCCCGCGGTAGCGGTGCGCCTCGTCAACCACGACGTACTGCAGGTTCGAGAGGAAGCGGCTCCACTTGTGGTGCCAGGGGAGGATCTGATGGAGCTCGTAGGGGTTGCTGATCACGATGCGGGCGATCTCCCGGATCCTCGGCCGCCGGGCGGCGGGGGTGTCCCCGTCGTAGACGGCAGCCCCCACGGGGATGCCCGAGAACTTCTCCAGCTCCTGGATCGCCTTGAGCTGGTCGTTTGCCAGCGCCTTGGTGGGGTAGAGGTAGAGGGCGGTCGCCTGCGGATCGG from Methanomicrobiales archaeon encodes:
- a CDS encoding glycosyltransferase family 4 protein, giving the protein MMKIAYVYDCVYPYVKGGVERRIWEVSRRLAERGHEVHVYGMKYWKGARRIEREGVSLHGVCPPRPLYTRGKRSISGAIFFGSHLLPPLLSDRFDLVDCQAFPYFSSFPVKAHSFLRATPFVITWHEVWGDYWHEYLGWKGFLGRWIESWVASLSTHHIAVSPATQWDLYDLGVRRKIEVVPNGIDVRRIQGIPAADSPSDVIFVGRLIPEKHVDLLLQALAILREALPDIRCAIVGDGPERERLIRLSRDLGLSGSVSFSGFLDSSDAVMGAMKASKVFVLPSTREGFGMSALEAMACGLPVVTVDHPQNAARMLVDGRNGLLSSLSPEDLGEKIRMALDAPAAVRAACRETAQKYDWDAIVGKLESVYNGIAAADLNR
- a CDS encoding glycosyltransferase; this translates as MPDSARDSPEVSVVLPALNEEETIGECIGKIRRVFRDNGIDGEIVVSDSSSDRTTEIAAAMGARIVRMDRRGYGNAYLEAFRAVRGRFVVIGDADNTYDFLEIPRLLEPLRNGYDLVLGSRFSGEIKAGAMRPLHRYVGNPLFVWLVNAMFGTQFTDVHTGFRAIRKDALDRLPLKTGGMEFASEMLIEAARAGIRITEVPIAYYPRRTPSKLRSFTDGWRHLRFLLLYRPLPFLAGPGAVFALAGLLLMLRFYLGGEAESHHLHSFILGVIALVGGLQALLMGINIKVYSIVHGYGDRSRLASRFMDYYSLEWLLVLSAALMLAGIAIGMLIVQHWVALGFGPLDEVANAIIALVLILSGVQVLFFAVLQSMMLLNDRENP
- a CDS encoding DEAD/DEAH box helicase, giving the protein MTTDDLIRTLQRDRRFRGHVAHVEVLPGREGEYGTLDLPAELQAYLDRRGIRLYSHQCQAIRLIRQGASIVITTPTASGKTLAFSLPILERFATDPQATALYLYPTKALANDQLKAIQELEKFSGIPVGAAVYDGDTPAARRPRIREIARIVISNPYELHQILPWHHKWSRFLSNLQYVVVDEAHRYRGVFGSNIALLIRRLRRICRFYGSNPQFVLSTATLANAVEFAGRLTGLRFSPVSGDGAPRGRKRFILYNPCSDGGGGRSTHLHTRDLLLACMHAGLQTLCFSTSRRMAELIARWTRDELPRDRSGWVTAYRAGYLPAERREIENRLKTGQLRGVVATNALELGIDIGSLDAVIISGYPGTMMSVWQQAGRGGRRQDDSIAMLVAFENPLDQYFMRHPASFFGRPHEHAIVDDKNPHIVAGHLLCAASELPLRPERDAEFFPGCGEETLAALEGCGLLRKTPRGWVYAGRGRAVDAVKLDSVSADTFRVSCDGRLLETLGTAQAFREAHPGAILLHQGDSYIVREFDREGRNIQVRETDADYYTRPMKSVDLVILREERREDLDGTSLSFGFVEVTEQYTGYKIMRHDEVVGMEPLDLPPLRFETAAVWFTVPAERGLELAAAGMDFAGGLHGIEHALIGMLPFHVMCDRRDIGGVSTTFHPGTGQPTVFVYDGVEGGIGLAEKAYEILGEIARMSAELVLDCRCERGCPSCIYSPKCGNDNQPLDKPATVRLLEGLTVSLEGRSAGT